A stretch of the Arthrobacter sp. PAMC 25486 genome encodes the following:
- a CDS encoding DUF2273 domain-containing protein, which yields MSATLAGAAIGAILAISALVFGFWAMLLVALFMAVGAVIGRSVDGRLDLRGAFDALRGKRTSS from the coding sequence ATGAGTGCCACCCTGGCCGGTGCCGCGATAGGTGCCATCCTGGCCATTTCTGCCCTGGTTTTCGGCTTTTGGGCGATGTTGCTGGTGGCCCTGTTCATGGCTGTGGGGGCAGTCATCGGCCGAAGTGTGGATGGCAGGCTCGACCTGCGCGGTGCCTTTGACGCTCTCCGCGGGAAGCGCACCTCGTCATGA
- a CDS encoding Asp23/Gls24 family envelope stress response protein: protein MAMNPTQDCGRRIEDLSDYLDTGESPDAAHIENCPQCQARLAGLRSLSAAALELLDDDVAAFADDSGWLDGILANLRLETRAGRPIPLDGGDLDELTETEGAVIALVRSVGDSLGGVLVGSCRLEGDISVAGAPVEVKINVSARYGYPLPTLAEALRSAVFDELLAQTELNVVAVHVAFTDMRPPLGDGPGGVGEERP from the coding sequence ATGGCGATGAACCCCACGCAGGATTGCGGCAGGCGCATCGAAGACCTCAGCGACTACCTGGACACCGGCGAGTCCCCTGATGCCGCACACATTGAGAACTGTCCCCAGTGCCAGGCCCGCCTTGCCGGGCTGCGCAGCCTCAGCGCTGCCGCACTGGAACTGCTGGACGACGACGTTGCCGCCTTTGCCGACGATTCAGGTTGGCTGGACGGCATTCTGGCCAACCTCCGCCTGGAAACCCGTGCAGGCCGCCCGATTCCGCTCGACGGCGGTGACTTGGACGAACTCACTGAAACGGAAGGAGCCGTCATAGCCTTGGTCCGTTCAGTGGGCGACTCTTTGGGCGGGGTGCTCGTGGGCAGCTGCCGTTTGGAAGGCGACATTTCCGTTGCGGGGGCTCCCGTGGAAGTGAAGATCAACGTCTCCGCCAGGTATGGCTACCCGTTGCCAACGCTGGCTGAGGCATTGCGTTCGGCTGTCTTTGACGAATTACTGGCCCAGACAGAGCTGAACGTGGTTGCCGTGCACGTGGCATTTACCGATATGCGGCCGCCGCTTGGGGATGGTCCCGGCGGGGTGGGGGAGGAACGGCCATGA
- a CDS encoding CsbD family protein, with protein MGLHDKISNSTEKGLGSAKEEAGKLLGDSQLEQEGRMDQVSAEAKQAGEKIKDAAAEAGENIKHAAQKLKNGFTK; from the coding sequence ATGGGATTGCACGACAAGATCAGCAACAGCACTGAAAAGGGCCTCGGTTCGGCAAAGGAAGAGGCCGGCAAGTTGCTGGGCGACTCCCAGCTTGAGCAGGAAGGTCGCATGGATCAGGTGTCCGCCGAGGCCAAGCAGGCTGGCGAGAAGATCAAGGATGCAGCTGCCGAGGCTGGCGAGAACATCAAGCATGCCGCCCAGAAGCTCAAGAACGGCTTCACCAAGTAA
- a CDS encoding Asp23/Gls24 family envelope stress response protein yields MATSRGTTTVADGVVAKVAGIAAQDIPGVYALGGGAARALGSIREAVGQKDLTQGVSVEVGQTQVAVDVTLVVEYPHPLQKVADDVRDAIYAAVEDVVGMEVTEVNVAITDIHIASDDDEKPSQNKRADDDAQTGQRESRVS; encoded by the coding sequence ATTGCCACCAGCCGCGGCACCACAACCGTGGCAGACGGGGTGGTGGCCAAGGTTGCCGGCATCGCCGCCCAGGACATCCCCGGAGTGTACGCACTCGGCGGTGGCGCGGCCCGCGCACTGGGAAGCATCCGCGAAGCCGTTGGCCAGAAGGACCTCACCCAGGGTGTCAGCGTTGAAGTCGGCCAGACCCAAGTGGCCGTCGATGTCACCCTCGTGGTGGAATATCCGCACCCGCTGCAGAAGGTTGCAGACGATGTTCGAGACGCCATTTATGCGGCGGTCGAAGACGTTGTCGGCATGGAAGTGACAGAGGTCAACGTCGCCATCACCGACATTCACATCGCCTCCGATGACGATGAGAAGCCGTCCCAGAACAAGCGCGCCGACGATGACGCCCAGACGGGCCAGCGCGAATCCCGCGTCTCATGA
- a CDS encoding RNA polymerase sigma factor: protein MTTDSGIIRSSGESPHAFTALYDKFARMIYRYAARRAGESAAEDVMAETFLVAFERRDSFDHAWEDARPWLFGIATNLLRKHHRTEAKVLKIMAKASGREGYADSTERIAEQLDAAAATSSLAGALRKLSAGDRECILLYAWAELSYEGIAAATKVPIGTVRSRLNRARRILKDAAGAHLDNTEEADHGRSPATA, encoded by the coding sequence GTGACCACAGACAGTGGCATCATTCGCAGCTCCGGTGAGAGCCCCCACGCCTTCACCGCGCTCTACGACAAATTCGCCCGCATGATCTACCGCTACGCCGCCCGCCGGGCCGGCGAGTCGGCGGCCGAGGACGTCATGGCCGAGACCTTTCTGGTCGCCTTCGAGCGGCGTGATTCCTTCGACCATGCCTGGGAGGATGCGCGGCCCTGGTTGTTTGGGATTGCCACGAACCTGCTGCGCAAGCACCACCGGACCGAGGCGAAAGTGCTGAAAATCATGGCCAAGGCATCGGGGCGTGAGGGCTATGCCGACAGCACCGAACGGATCGCCGAACAACTCGATGCCGCGGCGGCCACGTCGTCCCTGGCCGGCGCGCTGCGGAAACTGTCGGCGGGGGACAGGGAGTGCATTCTGCTCTACGCCTGGGCCGAGCTCAGCTACGAGGGCATCGCCGCGGCCACCAAGGTCCCCATCGGCACTGTGAGGTCACGACTCAACCGGGCCCGGCGCATCCTCAAAGATGCCGCCGGCGCCCACCTGGACAACACTGAGGAGGCAGATCATGGACGATCTCCAGCTACTGCGTGA
- a CDS encoding GlsB/YeaQ/YmgE family stress response membrane protein — MGFFSFIILGLIVGAIVKAVMPGKVQGGWITSIILGVVGAMVGGWLGSIIFNVDLSGFFNIKTWLLSIGGGLVVAAAYGAIKGRK, encoded by the coding sequence ATGGGTTTCTTTAGCTTCATCATTCTGGGCCTGATCGTTGGGGCCATCGTCAAGGCTGTCATGCCGGGCAAGGTGCAGGGCGGCTGGATCACCAGCATCATCCTTGGCGTTGTCGGCGCCATGGTCGGCGGCTGGCTGGGATCCATCATCTTCAATGTTGACCTCAGTGGTTTCTTTAACATCAAGACGTGGCTGCTGTCCATTGGTGGCGGACTCGTTGTTGCCGCAGCCTATGGCGCCATCAAAGGCCGCAAGTAA
- a CDS encoding RNA polymerase sigma factor produces the protein MKRLQDLPHKLADAPDAVLAERAGDGDAQAFEMLARRHGPLMRAYARRLVRTFEEADDVVQEALITAWKDISTVQDGTAVKAWLMRIVGHRAIDAGRRRKTHESLDDQPDAPDRKPTPDEAAVARSARRALHGALGRLPEEQRRCWVLKEFGGLSYGEIAEELGISETSVRGRLARARTTLVKEMEEWR, from the coding sequence GTGAAACGACTGCAGGATTTGCCACACAAACTCGCTGACGCCCCCGATGCCGTCTTGGCGGAACGGGCCGGCGACGGTGACGCGCAGGCCTTTGAAATGCTTGCCCGCAGGCACGGCCCGCTCATGCGCGCCTATGCCCGCCGGCTGGTACGGACCTTTGAGGAGGCCGACGATGTGGTGCAGGAAGCGCTGATCACTGCGTGGAAGGACATCAGCACCGTGCAGGATGGCACGGCCGTGAAGGCGTGGCTCATGCGGATTGTGGGGCACCGGGCCATCGATGCAGGCCGGCGCCGCAAAACGCATGAGAGCTTGGATGACCAACCGGATGCTCCGGACCGCAAGCCCACGCCGGACGAGGCTGCGGTTGCCAGGTCCGCGCGTCGCGCGTTGCATGGTGCGCTGGGGCGCCTCCCGGAAGAACAGCGAAGATGCTGGGTCCTGAAAGAATTCGGCGGGCTGTCTTATGGGGAAATCGCCGAGGAGCTGGGCATCAGCGAAACCAGTGTGCGCGGCCGGCTGGCCAGGGCACGGACCACGCTTGTTAAGGAAATGGAGGAATGGCGATGA
- a CDS encoding pseudouridine synthase codes for MKSPLPVRDGVNATRMRIPVEGPWTTAMEYVLDKFNHVDPVGIVDRFERGEVKALGGEIVTPSTPLREHLFIWYYRELPVEKRLPVELSILHQDEDLVVVDKPHFLPTTPGGMYVQESSLVRLRVLLDLPDLVPIHRLDRMTAGVLLFSANPETRGKYQMLFEKRRIEKTYRAVAPVRSDLEFPLVVRSRMIKSRTYLLAQEIEGEPNAETRIELMDTRTSASGQTLGLYDLQPHTGKTHQLRVHLASQGIGILNDPFYPVLHEQAPDDYTKPLQLLAHSISFTDPLTREPVKYFSELELSEFPDHK; via the coding sequence ATGAAATCTCCCCTTCCCGTGCGCGATGGCGTCAATGCCACCCGCATGCGCATCCCCGTTGAGGGCCCCTGGACCACCGCCATGGAATACGTGCTGGACAAGTTCAACCATGTCGACCCCGTGGGCATTGTGGACCGATTTGAGCGCGGCGAGGTCAAAGCTCTCGGCGGGGAGATCGTCACGCCGAGCACGCCGTTGAGAGAGCATTTGTTCATTTGGTACTACCGTGAACTGCCCGTGGAGAAGCGCCTGCCCGTGGAGCTGTCCATCCTGCACCAGGACGAGGATCTTGTTGTCGTGGACAAGCCGCACTTTTTGCCCACCACGCCCGGCGGCATGTATGTGCAGGAATCGTCCCTTGTCCGCCTGCGCGTGCTCCTTGACCTGCCGGATTTGGTGCCCATCCACCGACTCGACCGCATGACGGCGGGTGTGCTGTTGTTTTCCGCCAACCCGGAGACCCGCGGCAAATACCAAATGCTGTTTGAGAAGCGTCGCATTGAAAAGACCTACCGTGCCGTGGCACCGGTCCGTTCCGACCTGGAGTTTCCACTGGTGGTGCGCAGCCGCATGATCAAGTCACGCACGTACCTGCTGGCCCAGGAAATCGAGGGAGAGCCGAATGCGGAGACCCGGATCGAGTTGATGGACACGCGTACATCTGCGTCCGGGCAAACCTTGGGCCTGTATGACCTCCAGCCGCACACCGGCAAGACCCACCAGCTGCGCGTGCACCTGGCGTCGCAGGGCATTGGCATCCTGAACGACCCGTTCTACCCTGTCCTGCACGAACAGGCACCGGACGACTACACGAAGCCGCTGCAACTCCTGGCCCACAGCATCTCCTTCACCGACCCGCTGACCCGCGAGCCGGTGAAGTACTTCTCGGAGCTGGAACTCTCCGAGTTCCCCGACCACAAATAG
- a CDS encoding VOC family protein, with protein MSQRNEYPAGVPCWVETFQPDVDAALSFYNTLFGWDPFGPGPLGDDGSYYVARLRGWDVAGIGSLPAPDMATTWLTSVAVAAVDVAVEAVTRAGGSVVTAPIDAAPAGRSAVVADPFGAVHGLWEGASRAGAQLINEPGAWAMSQLASPDPGLAAEFYAAAYGWTTETFGTGDGMVTLFRLPGYVGGLPEQPVSREVVATMVQGHGPAQWSPNFWVPDAGAAEKLTAEHGGRTVVPAFTTPPGTTVVLVDPQGALFSVTGVDRTG; from the coding sequence ATGAGCCAACGAAATGAGTATCCCGCCGGAGTTCCCTGTTGGGTGGAGACGTTCCAGCCCGACGTGGACGCGGCATTGTCCTTCTACAACACGCTGTTTGGCTGGGACCCGTTCGGACCCGGACCGCTGGGCGACGATGGCAGCTACTACGTGGCGCGGTTGCGTGGTTGGGACGTGGCGGGAATCGGCTCACTGCCGGCTCCTGACATGGCCACGACCTGGCTGACCTCGGTCGCGGTTGCTGCTGTCGATGTCGCTGTGGAGGCGGTTACGCGCGCCGGCGGATCGGTGGTCACGGCGCCGATCGATGCCGCTCCCGCCGGGCGGTCCGCCGTGGTGGCCGACCCCTTCGGCGCCGTGCACGGACTATGGGAGGGCGCTTCACGGGCCGGCGCACAGCTGATCAATGAGCCCGGGGCGTGGGCCATGAGCCAGCTGGCCTCGCCCGACCCCGGCCTCGCAGCCGAGTTTTATGCAGCTGCCTACGGCTGGACCACGGAAACGTTTGGCACGGGCGACGGCATGGTCACGTTGTTTCGGCTCCCCGGCTATGTTGGCGGACTCCCAGAGCAGCCGGTTTCCCGCGAAGTCGTGGCCACAATGGTGCAAGGCCACGGTCCCGCGCAGTGGAGCCCCAATTTTTGGGTCCCGGACGCCGGTGCGGCGGAAAAGCTGACCGCAGAGCACGGCGGGCGTACGGTGGTGCCCGCATTCACGACGCCGCCCGGCACCACAGTGGTCCTCGTTGACCCGCAGGGCGCCCTGTTTTCGGTGACGGGCGTGGACCGGACGGGCTGA